One Mobula hypostoma chromosome 5, sMobHyp1.1, whole genome shotgun sequence DNA segment encodes these proteins:
- the LOC134346478 gene encoding E3 ubiquitin-protein ligase TRIM17-like encodes MDSKGQVKSLTEEAICSICLNFFTNPVILECGHNFCRSCITRCWEREESNSCPECREEIADCTLRVNRALAKLAEEKIRNLKLNPKRKESKLHCGGHEEELKLFCETDKTLICLICAVAQEHREHHFMPIKEAVKFYKGKEHGFYNRIMNLNTPQIPQWTTSRGAI; translated from the exons ATGGATTCGAAAGGACAGGTCAAGAGTTTAACCGAGGAGGCAATTTGTTCCATCTGCCTGAATTTCTTCACCAATCCGGTTATACTGGAGTGCGGGCACAACTTCTGTCGCTCTTGTATCACACGGTGTTGGGAAAGGGAAGAGAGCAACTCCTGCCCGGAATGTAGAGAGGAGATTGCAGACTGCACCCTCAGGGTCAATCGGGCCTTAGCAAAGCTGGCTGAAGAAAAAATTCGAAATTTAAAGCTGAATCCGAAACGGAAGGAAAGTAAACTTCACTGCGGGGGACATGAGGAAGAACTGAAGCTGTTTTGTGAAACGGACAAGACACTGATATGTCTGATCTGCGCAGTTGCGCAGGAACACAGAGAGCACCACTTCATGCCGATTAAAGAAGCTGTTAAGTTCTACAAG ggaaaagagcatggcttctacaacaggatcaTGAACCTAAACACGCCTCAaattccacaatggactacctcaagaggagcAATCTGA